A window of Poecile atricapillus isolate bPoeAtr1 chromosome 36 unlocalized genomic scaffold, bPoeAtr1.hap1 SUPER_36_unloc_1, whole genome shotgun sequence contains these coding sequences:
- the LOC131574057 gene encoding voltage-gated potassium channel subunit beta-3-like, with product MKYRTLGRSGLRVSCLGLGARGTFGAGTSEEEAEQVLSAAYELGVTLFDAAEASARVEKMLGRILRSKGWRRSSYVITTRVHWGAPPDRGLSRKHLLEGLRGSLLRLQLDYVDVVFAGPRPGPAHNEGMDPTLRLLRLEELVRAMSDVIEQGLALYWGTAGGAPGDVMDTFAVARQLNLVAPVCQWAELPPEPRLFRHLGLGAVTWSPLAPGPPLDEETPGNAPAKGRPRCPVAPGELQPLAQRLGCSERQLGIAWSLRLEGVSSVLVGAETPRGLREQIQALQVLPRLGPAALRELQPLLGGGAAPS from the exons ATGAAATACCG gaccctcgGGCGCTCGGGGCTCCGCGtgtcctgcctggggctgg GTGCCCGCGGGACCTTCGGGGCCGGGACCTCCGAGGag GAGGCTGAGCAGGTGCTGAGCGCCGCTTACGAATTGGGGGTGACGCTTTTCGACGCGGCCGAAGCCTCGGCCAG ggTGGAGAAGATGCTCGGGAGGATCCTGAGGAGCAAaggatggag gcGCTCCAGTTACGTCATCACCACGCGCGTCCACTGGGGGGCGCC ACCCGACCGGGGCCTCTCCAGGAAGCACCTGCTGGAAG GTCTCCGGGGGTCTCTGCTCCGCCTCCAGCTCGATTACGTCGACGTCGTCTTCGCCGGACCCCGCCCAGGCCCCGCCCACAATGAGG GAATGGACCCAACCCTGCGGCTGCTGCGGCTGGAAG AGTTGGTTCGTGCCATGAGTGACGTCATCGAGCAGGGCCTGGCGCTCTATTGGGGCACGGCCGGGGGCGCCCCCGGTGACGTCATG gacacTTTCGCCGTTGCCCGCCAGCTCAACCTGGTGGCCCCCGTGTGCCAGTGGGCGGAGCTTCCGCCGGAGCCCCGCCTCTTCCGCCACCTCG gcCTGGGCGCTGTCACCTGGTCCCCGCTGGCCCCTGGGCCCCCCCTGGATGAGGAGACCCCCGGAAACGCCCCGGCCAAG ggccggCCCCGCTGCCCGGTGGCTCCGGGGGAGCTGCAGCCGCTGGCCCAGAGGTTGGGGTGCTCCGAGAGACAGCTGGGGATCg cctggtCCCTGCGGCTCGAGGGCGTCAGCTCCGTCCTGGTGGGGGCCGAGACCCCCCGGGGGCTTCGGGAGCAAATCCAGGCCCTgcag GTGCTGCCCCGCCTCGGCCCCGCGGCGCTGCGCgagctccagcccctgctggggggcggggcggccccgTCCTGA